One stretch of Rhipicephalus sanguineus isolate Rsan-2018 chromosome 10, BIME_Rsan_1.4, whole genome shotgun sequence DNA includes these proteins:
- the LOC119406546 gene encoding zinc finger protein 701, which yields MTGQASNGDTEDAALEILAVAFNCDLCAFASHSDAELAEHKRVVHDIPVQPSTFRCSHCRVVFRHHYRLMLHLQKHTGSGSFRCSVCAKKFASEQNLLRHVKTVHGTMENYFCPLCPRKFTRKDNLLAHIRKHGTHTAQH from the coding sequence ATGACAGGCCAGGCCAGCAATGGTGATACAGAGGACGCTGCTCTCGAGATTCTCGCCGTGGCCTTCAACTGCGACTTGTGCGCCTTCGCGAGCCAcagcgacgccgagctcgcggaGCACAAGCGAGTCGTCCACGACATCCCGGTCCAACCGAGCACCTTCCGCTGCAGCCACTGTCGAGTCGTGTTTCGGCATCACTATCGGCTGATGCTGCACCTGCAGAAGCACACCGGCTCCGGCTCCTTTCGCTGTTCCGTCTGCGCCAAGAAGTTTGCGAGCGAGCAGAACCTCTTGCGCCATGTCAAGACCGTGCATGGTACCATGGAGAACTACTTCTGCCCCCTCTGCCCGAGGAAGTTCACACGCAAGGACAACTTGCTGGCGCACATTCGAAAGCATGGCACCCACACTGCTCAGCACTGA